Proteins from a single region of Cupriavidus sp. MP-37:
- a CDS encoding LLM class flavin-dependent oxidoreductase — MNRDSLPAGNGIAYSVLDLAPIPQGSDAGQAMRNSLDLARHAEQLGYHRYWLAEHHNMPGIASAATAVLIGYVANGTQRIRVGSGGVMLPNHSPLVIAEQFGTLASLYPGRIDLGLGRAPGTDQATARALRRHLVSDSADTFPQDVEELQAYFDDVRPGQRLRAVPGAGLKVPIWLLGSSLFSAQLAAAMGLPFAFASHFAPGFMRQALDLYRRTFRPSETLDRPYVMLGLNVFAADSGDQARRLFSSLQQQFLALVRGTPGQLRPPVDDIEALWNESEADHIRRSLACSVVGDQEAVLAGMQRFVDDLRPDELMITGQIFDHQARLRSFEIAAAAARSLTASAAL, encoded by the coding sequence ATGAATCGCGACTCTCTCCCCGCCGGCAACGGCATCGCCTATTCGGTGCTGGACCTGGCCCCGATCCCGCAAGGCAGCGATGCCGGCCAGGCCATGCGCAACTCGCTGGACCTGGCGCGCCATGCCGAGCAGCTGGGCTACCACCGCTACTGGCTGGCCGAGCACCACAACATGCCCGGCATCGCCAGCGCCGCCACCGCGGTGCTGATCGGCTATGTCGCCAACGGCACGCAGCGCATCCGCGTGGGCTCGGGCGGCGTGATGCTGCCCAACCATTCGCCGCTGGTGATCGCCGAGCAGTTCGGCACGCTGGCCTCGCTCTATCCGGGCCGCATCGACCTGGGCCTGGGCCGCGCGCCCGGCACCGACCAGGCCACGGCGCGCGCGCTGCGCCGCCACCTCGTCAGCGACAGCGCCGACACCTTCCCGCAGGACGTGGAAGAGCTGCAGGCGTATTTCGACGACGTGCGCCCCGGCCAGCGCCTGCGCGCGGTGCCGGGCGCGGGCCTGAAGGTGCCGATCTGGCTGCTGGGATCGAGCCTGTTCAGCGCGCAGCTGGCCGCGGCGATGGGACTGCCGTTCGCCTTTGCCTCGCACTTTGCGCCGGGCTTCATGCGCCAGGCGCTGGACCTGTACCGGCGCACCTTCCGCCCGTCGGAAACGCTGGACCGGCCCTACGTGATGCTCGGCCTCAATGTGTTCGCGGCCGATAGCGGGGACCAGGCGCGCCGGCTGTTCAGCTCGCTGCAGCAGCAGTTCCTGGCGCTGGTGCGCGGCACGCCGGGTCAGCTGCGCCCGCCGGTCGACGATATCGAAGCGCTCTGGAACGAGAGCGAGGCCGACCATATCCGGCGCTCGCTGGCTTGCTCGGTGGTGGGCGACCAGGAGGCCGTGCTCGCCGGCATGCAGCGCTTTGTCGATGACCTGCGCCCGGACGAGCTGATGATCACCGGCCAGATCTTCGACCACCAGGCGCGGCTGCGCTCCTTCGAGATCGCCGCCGCTGCCGCGCGCAGCCTCACGGCCAGCGCCGCGCTCTGA
- a CDS encoding sigma-54-dependent Fis family transcriptional regulator, with protein MDLRQREHIETVVQATAYLSPPALLADRIAHDAIIQNSWRRCVHQYGLDPSRMQEARILPQTRLREHQERIDDFARIARHGLQSLHAQVAALGYVVLLTDAQGVTVDYIGDTHSDAALRHAGLYLGAEWSESGAGTCAVGTALVTGQALTVHQADHFDATHIPLTCTAAPLFDTHGKLHAILDISALVSPQAKDSQGLALQMVRIYAAHIENANFLRAHRRDWILKLNVAPEFVDVNPEYLLALDDAGRIVGHNHRARLMLETELGGMPGATVLGQPFEALFAARLEDLGRYVYSRPSEQRLVALNRSGGLLYLSVMPPALGWQAPAAPAQVAMPAPLAALSGGDAALAQQLERAARLVDSPIHLLIHGETGSGKEFFAKALHQASARRAGPFVAVNCAAIPETLIESELFGHLPNSFSGAGSRGKRGLIQEADGGTLFLDEIGDMPRELQSRLLRVLAEGEVLPVGAARPVPVRLRVISATHHRLEQLVAEGRFREDLYYRLNGARFELPPLRARTDLDWLVHKLLQEGAGEPVTLSPAASERLRRHRWPGNLRELRNVLEYARAVCSGGYIDVHDLPEAVAGAAVPAAVAAEPAPVDCATGRATDRAADRDSAAPFDPHQLPPEGMLLMQYLRASGWNLSAVARQIGISRMTLYRRMERYGIQSPNRRDGEAKS; from the coding sequence ATGGACCTGCGGCAACGCGAGCACATCGAGACGGTGGTCCAGGCCACCGCCTACCTATCCCCGCCAGCCTTGCTCGCGGACCGCATCGCCCATGACGCCATCATCCAGAACTCATGGCGGCGCTGCGTGCACCAGTACGGGCTCGATCCCTCGCGCATGCAGGAGGCGCGCATCCTGCCGCAGACGCGCCTGCGCGAACACCAGGAACGCATCGACGACTTCGCCCGCATCGCGCGCCACGGGCTGCAGAGCCTGCACGCCCAGGTGGCGGCGCTGGGCTACGTGGTGCTGCTGACCGATGCGCAGGGCGTCACGGTCGACTATATCGGCGACACCCACAGCGATGCCGCGCTGCGGCACGCCGGCCTCTACCTCGGCGCGGAATGGAGCGAGAGCGGCGCCGGCACCTGCGCGGTGGGCACCGCGCTGGTCACCGGGCAGGCGCTGACCGTGCACCAGGCCGACCACTTCGACGCGACCCACATCCCGCTGACGTGTACCGCGGCGCCGCTGTTCGACACGCACGGCAAGCTGCACGCGATCCTCGACATCTCCGCGCTGGTGTCGCCGCAGGCCAAGGACAGCCAGGGCCTGGCGCTGCAGATGGTGCGCATCTACGCCGCGCATATCGAGAACGCCAACTTCCTGCGCGCGCACCGGCGCGACTGGATCCTGAAGCTCAACGTTGCGCCCGAGTTCGTCGACGTCAACCCGGAATACCTGCTGGCGCTCGACGATGCCGGCCGCATCGTCGGCCACAACCATCGTGCCCGGCTGATGCTGGAGACCGAACTGGGCGGCATGCCGGGCGCCACCGTGCTCGGGCAGCCGTTCGAGGCCTTGTTCGCTGCGCGCCTGGAAGACCTCGGCCGCTATGTCTACTCGCGCCCCAGCGAGCAGCGCCTGGTCGCGCTCAACCGCAGCGGCGGTCTGCTGTACCTGAGCGTGATGCCGCCCGCGCTGGGCTGGCAGGCGCCCGCGGCGCCCGCGCAGGTGGCGATGCCGGCGCCGCTGGCGGCGCTCAGCGGCGGCGACGCCGCGCTGGCGCAGCAACTGGAGCGCGCCGCGCGCCTGGTCGATTCCCCGATCCACCTGCTGATCCACGGCGAAACCGGCAGCGGCAAGGAGTTCTTCGCCAAGGCGCTGCACCAGGCCAGCGCGCGCCGCGCCGGGCCCTTTGTCGCGGTGAACTGCGCGGCGATTCCCGAGACGCTGATCGAGAGCGAGCTGTTCGGCCACCTGCCCAACAGCTTCTCCGGCGCCGGCTCGCGCGGCAAGCGCGGGCTGATCCAGGAGGCCGACGGCGGCACGCTGTTCCTGGACGAGATCGGCGACATGCCGCGCGAACTGCAGTCGCGGCTGCTGCGCGTGCTGGCCGAGGGCGAGGTGCTGCCGGTGGGCGCCGCGCGCCCGGTGCCGGTGCGGCTGCGCGTGATCTCGGCCACGCACCATCGCCTGGAGCAGCTGGTGGCCGAAGGCCGCTTCCGCGAGGACCTGTACTACCGCCTGAACGGCGCGCGCTTTGAACTGCCGCCGCTGCGTGCCCGCACCGACCTGGACTGGCTGGTGCACAAGCTGCTGCAGGAAGGCGCGGGCGAGCCGGTGACACTGTCGCCGGCCGCGAGCGAGCGGCTGCGCCGCCACCGCTGGCCGGGCAACCTGCGCGAGCTGCGCAACGTGCTGGAATACGCGCGCGCGGTCTGCAGCGGCGGCTACATCGACGTGCACGACCTGCCCGAAGCGGTGGCCGGCGCCGCCGTACCGGCTGCCGTGGCGGCCGAGCCGGCACCGGTGGACTGCGCCACCGGCCGCGCCACCGACCGCGCCGCTGACCGTGACTCGGCCGCACCGTTCGACCCGCACCAGCTGCCCCCCGAAGGGATGCTGCTGATGCAGTACCTGCGCGCATCGGGCTGGAACCTGAGCGCGGTCGCGCGCCAGATCGGCATCAGCCGCATGACGCTGTACCGGCGCATGGAGCGCTACGGCATCCAGTCGCCTAACCGGCGCGACGGCGAGGCGAAGTCGTAG